From one Leifsonia soli genomic stretch:
- a CDS encoding dihydrolipoamide acetyltransferase family protein, with protein MTARVFTLPDLGEGLTDAELVRWLVAVGDTVVTDQPIAEVETAKSVVEVPSPYAGRVAALHGAEGENILVGAPLIEVEEAAESPAAAESPAASGGSGAVLVGYGTTTHAGRRPRSARTTTLEPPRPPAAAPATPAGLASTSPRPPIVPVVSPVVRALARSHGIDLSTLRPSRPDGVVTRHDVEAALSARAQVPRRASVAGPSSPVPAAPEAAAPEAAADPRTGLTVRDTAAFSRLRRTVAETMTRSRSEIPEATVWVDVDATELWDGRRRLARGGRAPSFLSFVARFALTALARHPELAGRVTPDGQGLQLFDGVNLGFAADTDRGLLVPVVRRADRLSVRELDAEFDRLARAARDGTLPPADLAGSTFTINNYGSLGVDGSAAIINHPEVAILGLGRAIERPWVVDGAIVPRRILQLSLVFDHRVTDGGVAAGFLREIADAIESPLGALADTPGAVAG; from the coding sequence ATGACCGCACGGGTGTTCACCCTCCCCGATCTCGGCGAGGGCCTGACCGACGCGGAGCTGGTGCGCTGGCTGGTCGCGGTCGGCGACACCGTCGTCACCGACCAGCCGATCGCGGAGGTCGAGACCGCGAAGTCCGTCGTCGAGGTGCCGTCGCCGTATGCCGGACGGGTCGCGGCGCTGCATGGAGCCGAGGGCGAGAACATCCTGGTCGGCGCGCCGCTGATCGAGGTGGAGGAGGCGGCCGAGTCTCCGGCGGCGGCCGAGTCTCCGGCGGCGTCCGGCGGGTCGGGCGCCGTGCTGGTCGGCTACGGGACGACGACGCACGCCGGCAGGCGGCCCCGGTCCGCGCGCACGACGACCCTCGAGCCGCCGCGCCCGCCCGCCGCGGCTCCCGCGACTCCGGCCGGTCTCGCATCCACCTCGCCCCGGCCGCCGATCGTCCCCGTCGTCTCGCCGGTGGTGCGCGCGCTCGCCCGCAGCCACGGGATCGATCTCTCCACCCTGCGTCCGAGCCGCCCGGACGGCGTCGTCACCCGACACGATGTGGAGGCGGCGCTGTCGGCGCGCGCGCAGGTGCCGCGGCGCGCATCCGTCGCCGGCCCGTCCTCCCCGGTGCCCGCCGCCCCCGAAGCCGCCGCCCCCGAAGCCGCCGCCGACCCGCGCACGGGCCTCACGGTCCGCGACACCGCCGCGTTCTCGCGCCTCCGCCGCACCGTCGCCGAGACCATGACGCGCAGCCGCTCCGAGATCCCCGAGGCGACGGTCTGGGTGGATGTGGATGCGACCGAGCTGTGGGACGGCCGGCGCCGCCTCGCCCGCGGCGGTCGCGCTCCCTCGTTCCTGTCCTTCGTCGCGCGGTTCGCCCTCACCGCTCTCGCGCGGCATCCCGAGCTCGCGGGTCGCGTGACCCCGGACGGCCAGGGACTGCAGCTCTTCGACGGCGTCAACCTGGGCTTCGCCGCCGACACCGACCGCGGCCTGCTCGTCCCGGTCGTCCGCCGGGCCGACCGCCTCTCGGTGCGCGAGCTCGACGCCGAGTTCGACCGCCTGGCGCGGGCGGCCCGCGACGGGACGCTCCCTCCCGCCGATCTCGCCGGGTCGACGTTCACGATCAACAACTACGGCAGCCTCGGCGTCGACGGCAGCGCCGCCATCATCAACCATCCCGAAGTCGCCATCCTCGGCCTCGGGCGGGCCATCGAGCGGCCGTGGGTCGTGGACGGCGCGATCGTGCCCCGGCGTATCCTGCAGCTGTCGCTCGTGTTCGACCACCGGGTGACCGACGGGGGAGTCGCGGCGGGCTTCCTGCGGGAGATCGCCGACGCGATCGAGTCGCCGCTCGGCGCGCTGGCGGACACGCCCGGCGCTGTCGCCGGCTGA
- a CDS encoding alpha-ketoacid dehydrogenase subunit beta produces MTLMHDAPAGADPQNGAAAPAAAPATMTMAQALNRALADALAADPSVVVFGEDVGALGGVFRITDGLTARFGESRCFDTPLAESGIVGTAVGMAMNGMRPVVEMQFDAFAYPAFEQIVDHVAKMGNRTQGRVRLPLVIRIPYAGGIGGVEHHSDSSEAYYVHTPGLTVVSPVTPQDAYGLLRAAIAHPDPVIFLEPKKLYWSTGEVDVEAPLPEIGRARVAREGDDATLIAYGPSVPVALAAAEAAAEDGRSIGVVDLRSLVPFDDETVCAAVRRTGRAVVVAEAPGFASMAAEIVARVSERCFHHLLAPVGRVTGFDTPFAPPKLERFYLPDVDRVLDAVDALQWEDA; encoded by the coding sequence ATGACGCTCATGCATGACGCCCCCGCCGGGGCCGACCCCCAGAATGGAGCCGCCGCTCCGGCCGCCGCTCCGGCCACGATGACGATGGCGCAGGCGCTCAACCGCGCGCTCGCCGACGCGCTCGCCGCCGACCCGTCCGTCGTCGTGTTCGGCGAGGACGTCGGCGCCCTCGGCGGCGTCTTCCGCATCACCGACGGGCTGACCGCCCGCTTCGGCGAGAGCCGCTGCTTCGACACACCGCTGGCCGAGTCCGGCATCGTCGGGACCGCAGTCGGGATGGCCATGAACGGGATGCGCCCGGTCGTCGAGATGCAGTTCGACGCGTTCGCGTATCCCGCGTTCGAGCAGATCGTCGATCACGTCGCCAAGATGGGCAACCGCACGCAAGGCCGCGTGCGTCTTCCGCTCGTCATCCGCATCCCCTACGCCGGCGGCATCGGCGGGGTGGAGCACCACTCCGACTCGTCGGAGGCCTACTACGTGCACACGCCCGGGCTGACCGTCGTGTCGCCCGTCACCCCGCAGGACGCGTACGGGCTGCTGCGCGCCGCCATCGCGCATCCCGACCCGGTGATCTTCCTCGAGCCGAAGAAGCTGTACTGGTCGACCGGCGAGGTGGATGTGGAAGCGCCGCTGCCCGAGATCGGCCGCGCGCGTGTGGCCCGCGAGGGCGACGACGCGACCCTGATCGCGTACGGGCCGTCCGTGCCGGTCGCGCTCGCCGCTGCCGAGGCCGCCGCGGAGGACGGCCGCAGCATCGGGGTCGTCGACCTGCGGTCACTCGTCCCGTTCGACGACGAGACGGTCTGCGCGGCGGTCCGCCGCACGGGCCGCGCGGTCGTGGTGGCCGAGGCGCCGGGCTTCGCGAGCATGGCGGCCGAGATCGTCGCGCGCGTCTCGGAGCGCTGCTTCCACCACCTCCTCGCGCCGGTGGGCCGGGTGACCGGGTTCGACACTCCGTTCGCGCCGCCGAAGCTGGAGCGGTTCTACCTGCCCGACGTCGACCGCGTGCTCGACGCCGTGGATGCGCTGCAGTGGGAGGACGCATGA